One genomic window of Pontibacillus halophilus JSM 076056 = DSM 19796 includes the following:
- the metA gene encoding homoserine O-acetyltransferase MetA, whose amino-acid sequence MPINIPKHLPARERLEKENIFLMEDDRASTQDIRPLNILILNLMPEKKKTERQLLRLLSNSPLQVNVDFIHTETYQSKNISESHLNEFYKTFTDIKHHHYDGMIITGAPVERLRFEDVDYWEELQTIMQWTKEHVTSVLHICWGAQAALYGHYGIDKYELPDKLSGVYGHRLHVPTTKLVRGLDDEFLAPHSRYTGVSATSILEHEQLTLLASSEEAGALLVMSKDEKHVMITGHIEYEATTLAEEYERDQAKGLPVQLPENYFPKDDPSIPPLNRWRSQAYLLFSNWLNYYVYQETPYHWD is encoded by the coding sequence GTGCCAATTAACATCCCGAAACACCTTCCCGCCCGCGAACGATTAGAGAAAGAGAACATCTTCCTCATGGAGGATGACCGAGCAAGTACACAGGATATTCGGCCATTAAACATTCTCATCTTAAATTTAATGCCTGAGAAGAAGAAAACAGAGCGCCAATTGCTCCGACTCCTGAGTAATTCACCCTTACAAGTAAACGTAGACTTTATTCACACGGAAACCTACCAGTCTAAGAACATTAGTGAATCTCACCTAAATGAATTCTACAAAACGTTCACTGACATCAAGCATCACCATTACGACGGTATGATTATTACGGGGGCTCCTGTTGAGCGATTACGCTTTGAGGATGTGGATTATTGGGAAGAACTTCAGACCATTATGCAGTGGACGAAAGAACATGTAACGTCTGTGTTGCATATTTGTTGGGGAGCCCAAGCTGCTCTTTATGGTCATTATGGAATTGATAAATACGAGCTCCCCGATAAATTGTCAGGTGTTTATGGACACAGGTTACACGTTCCTACGACTAAGCTTGTAAGAGGACTCGATGATGAATTCCTTGCCCCTCACTCTCGTTACACCGGTGTATCCGCAACATCTATCTTAGAACACGAACAACTAACCCTTCTCGCTTCTTCAGAAGAAGCTGGTGCATTACTTGTTATGTCAAAGGATGAGAAACATGTAATGATTACGGGTCACATTGAGTATGAGGCGACTACATTAGCTGAAGAATACGAACGCGATCAAGCTAAAGGCTTACCTGTTCAACTACCAGAAAACTACTTCCCAAAAGATGATCCATCAATCCCCCCATTGAACCGATGGCGGTCCCAAGCCTATTTGCTGTTCTCTAACTGGTTAAATTACTATGTCTATCAAGAAACTCCTTATCACTGGGATTAA
- a CDS encoding putative bifunctional diguanylate cyclase/phosphodiesterase, translated as MLTELFYLLVSTSGCVVLMLLIQQITQRSITYPLHELVLSLLLSILCATAISLAPTLSLLFKGIVVPYEGHIRALTFHIALLAFICFLTFTAMSYLGKKKLNPSLQPLNEKDVSLHLLLSSFISLFILGYTYFTTVRLEQNLTISQTNLMSSWLLLIGAIYAATRIFQHLHLDQLVIKRELNRMRVLVSFDLIGLSLSSIVFSFIAGLLQHNSLFMDYSKWTSVLLLFVITLSYLEDQFSYQHQQLRTKHHELQINEQEYRSLFQNNPDAIFVLDMKGRFKSFNHSVLELTQYAKDEMLHLNIPDLIVPAETRRVLNYYDQVCHGMEVHFETTFQTKYGREVYIDITAFPIHVNSTITGVYAIVQDITKEKESQQKIEYMAYHDELTGLMNRRGIRQRMEQHIRLGQPHMAFILLDIDLFKDINDHLGHTYGDQLLQFVGARLKKILKESASIARIGGDEFLLCIPYQSDSSEIFRLTDEIQCEMSKPFQLGQHEKAITTSMGISFYPSDGQHFDTLIKHADMAMYEVKYDGRNHYLPYSPAMEKRSVEKIVLLEELQRAIDQQELFLHYHPKYKLSTNKVEGVEVLVRWEHPIKGTISPAEFIPLAEQSNVIHPLGDWIMTEACRQFSEWQCTNDLDFHLSINISPKQFLHPEFAQRVKKIVSDANLQPKSIDLEITETLAMENTVRTMDIMAELKAYGFQVTMDDFGTGYTSLSYLSKFEFDRIKIDRSFIKDLPENSDHIAIVQSLISVAKHLGIQITAEGIETDEQLSFLTKWGCDEGQGYYYTTPVGAEEFMKHYYNNLQTT; from the coding sequence GTGCTGACAGAATTGTTCTACTTACTAGTATCAACAAGTGGTTGTGTAGTGCTTATGCTTCTGATTCAACAAATTACTCAAAGAAGTATTACCTATCCACTTCATGAACTTGTCCTTTCCCTACTGCTGAGCATCTTGTGTGCTACCGCAATCTCACTCGCTCCTACGCTTAGCCTATTATTTAAAGGAATAGTGGTACCCTACGAAGGCCATATTAGAGCGCTAACCTTCCATATTGCTTTACTTGCATTCATTTGCTTTCTTACATTTACCGCAATGAGCTACCTCGGAAAGAAAAAACTGAACCCATCTTTACAGCCTTTGAATGAAAAGGATGTATCCTTACATCTGTTACTCAGTTCATTCATAAGTCTGTTCATCTTAGGCTACACCTACTTTACGACAGTTAGATTGGAGCAGAATCTAACCATCTCTCAAACGAATTTAATGTCATCATGGCTGTTGCTTATTGGTGCCATCTACGCAGCCACACGGATCTTTCAGCATCTACATCTCGACCAACTTGTAATCAAAAGAGAATTAAATCGTATGAGAGTCCTTGTCTCTTTCGACCTAATCGGATTATCGCTCAGCTCAATCGTTTTCTCATTCATTGCAGGCTTACTCCAACATAATAGTCTATTTATGGATTATTCCAAGTGGACAAGTGTCTTATTATTATTTGTGATTACGCTCAGTTATCTCGAAGACCAATTCTCCTACCAACACCAACAGCTACGTACGAAACACCATGAACTGCAAATAAATGAACAGGAGTATCGTTCACTCTTCCAGAACAACCCAGACGCAATCTTCGTACTCGACATGAAGGGGCGCTTTAAATCGTTCAACCATTCAGTGCTTGAATTAACGCAATATGCCAAGGATGAAATGCTTCATTTGAACATCCCTGATTTAATTGTTCCTGCTGAAACAAGGCGCGTGTTAAATTATTATGATCAAGTCTGTCACGGCATGGAGGTTCATTTCGAGACGACATTCCAAACGAAGTACGGAAGAGAAGTATACATCGATATAACAGCCTTCCCTATTCACGTAAATAGTACGATTACAGGTGTATATGCGATTGTTCAAGACATTACAAAGGAGAAAGAGTCTCAACAAAAGATTGAATACATGGCTTATCACGATGAACTGACCGGGCTAATGAATCGTAGAGGGATTCGTCAACGCATGGAGCAGCATATCCGTCTAGGCCAACCTCATATGGCCTTTATCCTTTTAGATATTGATTTATTCAAAGATATTAACGACCACTTGGGGCACACATATGGGGATCAACTGCTACAATTTGTGGGCGCACGATTAAAGAAAATATTAAAGGAATCCGCATCCATTGCACGAATTGGTGGAGATGAATTTCTACTATGCATCCCCTATCAGTCAGATTCCTCAGAAATATTCCGATTAACCGATGAAATTCAGTGCGAAATGTCTAAGCCATTCCAGCTCGGGCAACACGAAAAGGCGATTACAACAAGTATGGGAATCTCATTCTATCCATCCGATGGACAACACTTTGATACGCTGATTAAACATGCAGATATGGCCATGTACGAAGTAAAATATGATGGTCGGAATCACTACCTTCCTTACTCCCCTGCTATGGAGAAGCGTAGCGTTGAGAAAATTGTATTGTTAGAAGAGTTGCAACGTGCCATTGACCAACAGGAGCTATTCTTACACTACCATCCGAAGTACAAGCTTTCGACGAACAAAGTAGAAGGTGTAGAAGTACTTGTTCGGTGGGAGCACCCCATAAAGGGGACAATAAGCCCTGCTGAATTTATCCCTCTTGCAGAACAATCCAATGTCATTCATCCACTCGGAGATTGGATCATGACAGAAGCTTGCCGTCAATTCAGCGAATGGCAGTGTACGAACGACTTAGACTTTCATCTGTCGATTAATATCTCCCCTAAGCAATTCTTGCATCCAGAGTTTGCACAACGAGTGAAGAAGATTGTAAGTGATGCCAACCTTCAGCCAAAATCCATTGATTTAGAAATCACAGAAACGCTCGCAATGGAAAACACCGTACGCACAATGGATATTATGGCGGAATTGAAAGCTTATGGGTTTCAAGTTACAATGGATGACTTCGGTACAGGATACACCTCTTTAAGCTATTTATCTAAATTTGAATTTGACCGCATTAAGATTGACCGCTCTTTCATCAAGGACCTTCCGGAGAACAGCGACCATATCGCCATCGTTCAGTCGCTCATTTCCGTTGCCAAGCACCTCGGAATCCAAATTACAGCAGAAGGCATTGAGACGGATGAACAATTATCCTTTCTAACCAAATGGGGTTGTGATGAAGGCCAAGGGTATTACTACACGACACCTGTTGGAGCAGAAGAGTTCATGAAACACTATTACAACAATTTACAAACTACCTAG
- a CDS encoding fatty acid desaturase — MDKQKQRELKKSVAPYAKPETRSGVVQLINTLLPFLILWGISYWTLSISPWIAIPVAMLAGGFVIRIFIIFHDCTHQSFMKGKQANRIVGNITGILTLFPFEKWKRDHAIHHATSGNLDKRGTGDIWVMTVEEYMEASFWQRLIYRLYRNPIVMFGLGPLYLFLISNRFNRKDAPKKERLNTHMTTVIAVVMYSLVIWAIGWEAFLIIQLPILYVSGVLGIWLFYVQHQFEDSYYEDESEWDFVKAAVDGSSYYKLPKWLEWVSGSIGYHHVHHLSPRVPNYKLEEAHNSTPPLQKATTITLLTSLESIRFRLYDTDHKVFVTFKEAKERIKQQQKERALRKSPSLQE, encoded by the coding sequence ATGGATAAACAAAAACAACGCGAGTTAAAGAAAAGTGTAGCACCCTATGCAAAGCCAGAAACACGATCTGGAGTCGTTCAACTCATCAATACGTTATTGCCATTCCTCATTCTATGGGGGATTTCCTATTGGACATTATCGATTTCCCCATGGATTGCCATTCCAGTAGCGATGTTGGCCGGTGGATTTGTCATACGCATCTTCATTATCTTTCATGACTGTACCCACCAATCCTTCATGAAAGGAAAGCAAGCCAATCGAATTGTTGGGAACATTACCGGCATTCTCACGTTATTCCCATTTGAGAAGTGGAAACGCGACCACGCCATCCACCATGCTACAAGCGGAAATCTAGATAAACGAGGCACAGGTGACATCTGGGTTATGACAGTAGAAGAGTATATGGAAGCTTCCTTCTGGCAGCGCCTTATTTATCGTCTCTATCGTAATCCGATCGTCATGTTCGGATTAGGGCCTCTATACCTCTTTCTTATATCCAATCGATTTAATCGGAAGGATGCTCCTAAGAAAGAGCGCTTGAATACGCACATGACGACCGTAATTGCAGTCGTTATGTACAGTCTCGTCATTTGGGCAATTGGATGGGAAGCATTCTTAATCATTCAACTCCCGATTCTTTACGTATCAGGCGTATTAGGTATTTGGCTCTTCTACGTTCAGCACCAATTTGAGGATTCTTATTATGAAGATGAGAGTGAATGGGATTTTGTAAAGGCTGCTGTAGATGGTAGCTCTTATTACAAGCTTCCGAAATGGCTTGAATGGGTATCAGGAAGCATCGGCTATCACCATGTGCACCATTTAAGCCCAAGAGTTCCTAACTATAAGCTTGAGGAAGCTCACAATTCAACACCACCTTTACAAAAGGCAACAACCATTACGCTACTCACGAGCTTAGAATCTATTCGGTTCAGACTCTATGACACGGACCATAAAGTCTTTGTAACATTCAAAGAAGCAAAAGAACGAATTAAGCAGCAACAAAAAGAACGCGCCTTACGTAAAAGTCCATCGTTGCAAGAATAA
- a CDS encoding sensor histidine kinase translates to MQKHWYHIIPKNTGFSSYVWIIFCLLPFFFIFRSSSLTEISFGIVMIGLFVLFYRLSFTIKGWLMYVLASMEMIINLAMTLLFGYVYFALFLAFFIGNVRNLSGFLTLYIVHLTSTLAAITPVFIIEIESLFPQLPFIFITVIGVILLPFTIRYRNKEQQLEGQLEDANERISQLMIIEERERIARDLHDTLGQKLSMIGLKSDLAGKLVEVKPQQAAKELQDIRQTARTALKEVREMVSDMRGAKLTDELIRVQQIIEAAEMEFKVEGTPSLSNTPLLVENVLSMCLKEAATNVVKHSEATLCQVTIQQTETEVVVSVQDNGVGLRSQVESLVSSGIQGMRERLEFVNGSLELLSNEGTTLRIHVPTNVHQSDKEESS, encoded by the coding sequence ATGCAAAAACATTGGTATCACATCATCCCAAAAAATACAGGATTTAGCTCTTATGTATGGATTATCTTCTGTCTACTGCCCTTTTTCTTCATCTTTCGGTCCTCTTCTTTAACGGAAATCAGTTTCGGTATCGTTATGATTGGACTATTCGTTCTCTTCTATCGGCTATCCTTTACCATAAAGGGCTGGTTGATGTACGTACTTGCCAGTATGGAAATGATCATTAATCTTGCGATGACCCTCTTATTCGGTTACGTGTATTTTGCCCTATTCCTCGCTTTCTTCATTGGGAATGTAAGAAATTTAAGTGGGTTTTTAACGCTTTATATTGTCCATCTAACATCAACGCTTGCCGCCATAACTCCCGTCTTCATCATCGAAATTGAATCGCTCTTCCCACAGTTGCCCTTCATCTTTATAACTGTGATTGGCGTCATCCTTCTACCGTTCACGATTCGTTACCGAAACAAAGAGCAACAGCTGGAAGGACAGCTTGAAGATGCGAATGAGCGAATCTCTCAGCTTATGATTATTGAAGAACGAGAGCGCATAGCAAGAGACTTACACGACACACTTGGTCAGAAACTTTCTATGATTGGGCTTAAGAGTGACCTAGCAGGAAAGCTAGTTGAAGTAAAGCCTCAACAAGCAGCTAAAGAGTTACAGGATATCCGCCAAACGGCTCGAACCGCCTTGAAAGAAGTACGAGAAATGGTGTCTGATATGCGTGGCGCGAAACTAACTGATGAGTTAATACGGGTACAGCAGATTATAGAAGCGGCAGAAATGGAATTTAAAGTAGAAGGCACCCCTTCTCTTTCAAACACCCCACTGCTCGTTGAGAATGTACTTAGCATGTGTTTGAAAGAGGCCGCTACAAATGTAGTGAAACACAGTGAAGCGACCCTATGCCAAGTCACCATTCAACAGACAGAGACAGAAGTCGTCGTTTCTGTACAAGACAATGGAGTTGGCTTACGAAGCCAAGTTGAGTCATTAGTGAGTAGTGGTATTCAAGGCATGCGCGAACGATTAGAGTTTGTAAACGGCAGTCTGGAATTGCTTTCAAATGAAGGCACCACATTAAGAATTCATGTTCCAACGAACGTTCATCAATCAGATAAGGAGGAATCTTCATGA
- a CDS encoding response regulator transcription factor, producing the protein MIRIVLAEDQRMLLGALGSLLDLEEGMEVVGQATNGEEAIELVQTHKPDVCIMDIEMPMKSGLDAAEELQHEACKLIILTTFARSGYFERAQKAGVSGYLLKDSPIEELATSIRKIINGQRIFAPELVDLAFTNQNPLTEREKQVMQLVAEGKTTKDISKELFITPGTVRNYVSVILDKLEVTNRIEAISKFKEKGWYN; encoded by the coding sequence ATGATTCGAATTGTATTAGCGGAAGACCAACGCATGTTGTTAGGAGCACTTGGCTCACTTCTTGACTTAGAAGAGGGGATGGAAGTGGTTGGTCAGGCAACGAACGGAGAAGAAGCCATTGAGCTTGTACAAACGCATAAGCCGGATGTATGCATCATGGATATAGAAATGCCTATGAAAAGCGGACTAGACGCAGCAGAAGAGTTACAGCATGAAGCGTGCAAGCTAATCATTTTGACCACTTTCGCGAGAAGTGGCTATTTCGAACGGGCTCAAAAGGCTGGAGTGAGTGGCTATTTATTGAAAGATAGCCCAATTGAAGAGCTAGCAACCTCCATCCGAAAGATTATAAACGGCCAACGCATTTTCGCTCCAGAACTGGTTGATTTAGCTTTCACTAACCAGAATCCGTTGACAGAACGTGAGAAACAGGTGATGCAACTTGTTGCAGAAGGGAAAACCACGAAAGACATATCAAAAGAACTCTTCATCACACCTGGAACCGTAAGGAACTATGTATCCGTCATCTTAGATAAACTCGAAGTAACAAACCGAATAGAGGCCATCTCAAAGTTCAAAGAAAAAGGATGGTATAACTAG
- a CDS encoding CHRD domain-containing protein — MEQFFIADLKGQNEVPPVDSDAFGVAKFVANKSCTKIKFVLKVNNIDNFVQAHIHKGDRDENGPVLVFLFGADLATLSEQNGITTRKGVVTGVITDDDIVKNDVGVKCVSDLLELMREERTYVNVHTEQNLAGEIRGQIVSTKRRRPHR; from the coding sequence ATGGAACAATTTTTCATCGCTGACTTAAAGGGACAGAATGAAGTCCCACCAGTTGATTCTGATGCCTTTGGCGTCGCCAAGTTTGTTGCGAATAAATCGTGCACGAAGATTAAATTCGTTCTAAAGGTCAACAACATCGACAACTTCGTCCAGGCTCACATTCATAAGGGAGACCGAGATGAGAATGGTCCTGTACTTGTCTTTCTCTTCGGCGCTGACCTTGCGACCTTAAGTGAACAAAATGGGATCACGACAAGAAAAGGTGTAGTCACTGGAGTCATTACAGATGACGATATTGTAAAGAACGACGTGGGCGTGAAATGTGTGAGCGACCTACTCGAACTCATGCGGGAAGAACGCACGTACGTGAACGTACACACCGAACAAAATCTAGCCGGAGAAATCCGAGGACAAATTGTGTCAACGAAACGCAGACGACCACACCGCTAG
- a CDS encoding DEAD/DEAH box helicase: protein MESFTTFGLSRPIQNALDGLNYKQPTEVQQKVIPKALHGKDLVVKSQTGSGKTAAFGIPLCELVEWEENKPQVLILTPTRELAAQVKEDITNIGRFKRIKATALYGKQPFHRQKEELKQKSHFVVGTPGRVLDHIEKGTFPLEKLDYLVLDEADEMLNMGFISQVEAILAELPEKRVNFLFSATMTEEVERLSERLTNGPVRIEITPDDVTTNTIYHSVIEVEEKAKFSLLKDITVVENPDSCMIFCRTKERVDTVHQDLLNARYPVEKLHGGLTQEERFRVMKSFKRGEFRYLVATDVAARGIDVERVTHVINYDLPMEKEAYVHRTGRTGRAGQTGQAITFVTPYEDKFLKEIEAYIGFTLPDAVAPSKGAVSSNLPRFNKTLQSTPKVKEEKGKKIDSNIMKLYFNGGKKKKIRAVDFVGTISNIKGVTADDIGIITIEENISYVEILNGKGPTVLNAMKSKTIKGKQLKVHEARK, encoded by the coding sequence ATGGAATCATTTACTACATTCGGATTGAGCCGTCCGATTCAAAACGCTCTAGACGGTCTTAACTATAAACAACCTACAGAGGTTCAACAGAAAGTTATACCTAAGGCTTTGCACGGCAAAGACCTTGTCGTTAAATCTCAAACTGGAAGTGGAAAGACTGCAGCATTTGGAATCCCACTGTGTGAGCTCGTAGAATGGGAAGAGAACAAGCCTCAAGTATTAATTCTAACTCCTACTCGAGAACTTGCTGCACAGGTTAAGGAAGACATTACGAATATTGGTCGATTTAAGCGGATTAAAGCTACAGCGCTTTATGGAAAGCAGCCCTTCCACCGACAGAAAGAAGAATTAAAACAAAAATCGCACTTTGTTGTTGGGACACCTGGACGCGTACTAGACCACATCGAAAAAGGAACATTCCCTCTTGAGAAACTCGATTATCTTGTTCTAGATGAAGCAGACGAGATGCTCAATATGGGATTTATCTCACAAGTGGAAGCTATTCTAGCTGAGCTCCCTGAAAAACGTGTTAATTTCTTATTCTCCGCTACGATGACAGAAGAAGTAGAACGGTTGAGTGAACGATTAACAAATGGCCCAGTTCGAATTGAAATTACACCTGATGACGTTACGACTAACACAATCTATCATTCCGTTATTGAAGTAGAAGAAAAAGCGAAATTCTCACTACTGAAAGACATTACCGTAGTCGAGAATCCAGACAGCTGTATGATCTTCTGTAGAACGAAAGAACGTGTCGACACGGTGCACCAGGATTTGTTAAATGCACGTTATCCAGTGGAGAAACTTCATGGTGGATTAACTCAAGAAGAGCGTTTTCGTGTGATGAAATCGTTTAAGCGTGGAGAATTCCGTTACTTGGTAGCAACAGATGTAGCGGCAAGAGGGATTGATGTGGAACGTGTGACTCACGTTATTAATTATGACCTTCCAATGGAGAAAGAAGCCTATGTTCATCGCACGGGTCGTACAGGACGAGCGGGGCAGACAGGGCAAGCGATTACGTTCGTAACCCCTTATGAGGATAAATTCTTGAAAGAAATTGAAGCGTATATCGGATTCACACTTCCTGATGCAGTGGCACCGTCCAAAGGGGCAGTGTCGAGCAATCTTCCACGATTTAACAAAACTCTTCAATCTACTCCTAAAGTGAAAGAGGAGAAAGGGAAGAAGATTGATTCTAATATCATGAAGCTTTATTTCAATGGAGGGAAGAAGAAGAAAATCCGAGCGGTCGATTTCGTTGGGACAATCTCCAACATTAAAGGCGTTACAGCCGATGATATTGGGATTATTACAATTGAAGAGAACATTTCTTATGTCGAGATTCTAAATGGAAAAGGGCCTACTGTGCTGAACGCCATGAAATCGAAGACCATTAAAGGGAAACAATTGAAAGTACACGAAGCACGTAAATAA
- a CDS encoding flavin monoamine oxidase family protein produces MFKSTGTRQHKSLTYPEQPLKTIKNGLPKTMQPKRVIIIGAGMAGLVAASLLKEAGHEVKIIEGNDRVGGRIFTERKAFSDGNYLDFGAMRIPENHDLTFAYIRKFNLPFNRFFNATDKDVIYTNGIKTTREEYERNPDILNYPIEENEKGKTAVQLFKEAVQPFLTLYENSSEKEKQILIQRFDRYSIDGYLRFNPIGPSLSPNAIRLVKVMLGFEGFAELSFSNMLFDIVSTVFDEELTFYEITGGNDQLPKAFLPQLKDDLLLNEKVARIGPRTNEVIVQTRNTRTNEYSTLRGDYLISAVPFSVFQFIEVNPYTAFSFDKWTVIRELHYVGAVKVGIEFKEQFWEKEGLKGANLITDFPNRFFYTPSPTAPDQPSGIVLASYSWGDNAKLWDALSKTERIRQALQDLAKVHGNEVYKSYVNGDSFSWSQNEFSAGAFTLFKPNNAARFPKLINQPEGRVHFAGEHASDFHGWIEGAIQSGVRVAEEVNNRV; encoded by the coding sequence ATGTTCAAATCAACTGGGACTAGGCAACATAAGTCTCTTACCTATCCTGAACAACCATTAAAGACCATCAAGAACGGTCTACCAAAAACGATGCAACCTAAACGAGTAATTATTATTGGAGCAGGGATGGCTGGGCTTGTAGCCGCTTCCTTATTAAAGGAAGCAGGACACGAAGTAAAGATTATAGAAGGTAACGACCGAGTAGGTGGTCGTATCTTCACAGAACGGAAAGCCTTTTCCGATGGGAATTATTTAGACTTTGGTGCGATGAGAATCCCTGAGAACCACGACCTAACGTTTGCTTATATCCGAAAGTTCAATCTCCCGTTCAACCGTTTTTTTAACGCGACAGACAAAGACGTCATTTATACAAATGGCATTAAAACGACGAGAGAAGAGTATGAACGTAACCCTGACATACTCAACTACCCCATAGAGGAAAATGAAAAAGGAAAAACCGCTGTTCAACTCTTTAAAGAAGCCGTTCAACCTTTCCTTACCTTATACGAGAACAGCTCTGAGAAAGAAAAACAGATACTCATTCAGAGATTCGATCGTTACTCCATTGATGGATATCTCCGATTTAACCCAATTGGACCGTCTCTTTCCCCAAATGCCATTCGTCTCGTGAAAGTCATGCTTGGCTTTGAAGGATTTGCAGAGTTGTCCTTCTCGAACATGCTATTTGATATTGTGAGTACCGTTTTCGATGAGGAGTTGACGTTCTATGAGATTACGGGTGGGAACGACCAGCTACCAAAGGCCTTTCTGCCACAACTGAAGGACGATCTACTACTTAATGAGAAAGTAGCTCGAATTGGACCTCGCACGAACGAAGTAATCGTTCAAACGAGGAATACGAGGACAAATGAATATTCGACTTTGCGGGGTGACTATTTAATTTCAGCCGTCCCCTTTTCTGTATTTCAATTTATTGAAGTAAATCCCTACACCGCTTTCTCCTTTGATAAATGGACCGTCATAAGAGAACTTCATTACGTAGGAGCCGTGAAAGTAGGCATAGAATTCAAGGAGCAATTCTGGGAGAAAGAGGGGTTGAAAGGAGCAAATTTGATTACCGATTTCCCCAATCGGTTCTTCTATACGCCAAGCCCAACTGCCCCTGACCAGCCGTCTGGCATTGTACTTGCCAGTTACAGTTGGGGAGATAATGCGAAACTATGGGATGCGCTCTCAAAGACAGAGCGAATACGTCAAGCCCTGCAAGACTTAGCAAAGGTGCATGGGAACGAGGTCTACAAATCGTATGTAAACGGAGATTCATTTAGCTGGAGCCAGAATGAATTCTCTGCAGGTGCTTTCACGCTCTTTAAACCCAATAACGCTGCTAGATTTCCGAAGCTTATAAATCAACCTGAAGGTCGCGTACATTTCGCTGGAGAACATGCCTCAGATTTCCACGGTTGGATTGAAGGTGCTATTCAATCTGGTGTCCGAGTAGCGGAGGAAGTGAACAATCGAGTCTAG
- a CDS encoding MFS transporter, which produces MLRNKNLWVLLIGELVAGLGLWLGIIGNLEFMQERVPSDFMKSLILAAGLLAGVAISPFAGRMVDQHPKKTIMLYSGAVRCLSVLVMLVAIHYNSVWWMIIFLVFVQLSAAFYFPAIQAAIPLVAKEKDLLQINGIFMNVSTISRILGTALAGILLVLISLSLLYTLSLIAYLLLFIMTCFLSIEEPLREKPTHCNPKRDTGFKEVFPLLKTLPIVTMTLILSLIPLFFIGGFNLIVINISEIQDSSAIKGLIYTAEGIAFMVGAFFVKQISRKQSPYTILFAFSTTIGLAQLLLYFAEVPLLSLIAFILFGFSVGCFFPTASTIFQTRVPKDFHGRLFSFRNMMDRLIFQVVLIMTGFLLDTVGLPYMTVIFGALSLTMTGLFYIKFKDIKNADVSTNEDIQTV; this is translated from the coding sequence ATGTTAAGAAATAAGAATTTGTGGGTGTTATTGATTGGAGAGTTAGTCGCTGGCTTAGGGTTATGGCTTGGCATTATTGGAAACCTTGAATTTATGCAGGAACGTGTTCCTTCTGACTTCATGAAATCGTTAATTTTAGCCGCTGGGCTATTAGCAGGTGTTGCAATCAGCCCATTTGCTGGGAGAATGGTTGATCAACATCCTAAGAAAACGATCATGCTCTACTCAGGCGCCGTACGTTGTTTAAGTGTGCTCGTTATGCTTGTCGCGATTCACTATAACTCGGTCTGGTGGATGATTATTTTTCTTGTCTTTGTCCAACTATCTGCTGCCTTTTACTTCCCTGCTATACAGGCTGCCATCCCTCTCGTAGCTAAAGAGAAGGATTTGCTACAAATCAATGGAATCTTTATGAATGTATCTACCATCTCAAGAATTTTGGGAACTGCACTAGCTGGAATCCTACTCGTCCTCATCTCTTTATCTTTACTTTATACTCTTTCACTCATCGCCTACCTACTCTTATTTATCATGACGTGCTTCCTTTCTATAGAGGAACCATTGAGAGAAAAGCCTACACACTGTAATCCAAAAAGGGACACAGGGTTTAAAGAAGTGTTCCCTCTACTTAAAACCCTACCCATCGTAACGATGACGTTAATACTCTCGCTTATCCCTCTCTTCTTTATCGGAGGGTTTAACTTGATTGTCATTAACATTAGCGAAATTCAAGACAGTTCTGCAATCAAAGGCCTGATTTATACAGCTGAAGGAATTGCCTTTATGGTTGGAGCGTTCTTTGTGAAACAAATCAGTAGAAAGCAATCTCCTTACACCATTCTATTTGCTTTCTCGACGACGATTGGCTTAGCTCAATTATTACTCTATTTCGCTGAAGTGCCTCTCTTATCACTAATAGCTTTTATACTATTTGGTTTCTCTGTTGGATGCTTCTTCCCAACTGCATCTACAATCTTTCAGACAAGAGTCCCGAAAGACTTTCATGGCCGTCTATTCTCCTTTAGAAATATGATGGACCGATTAATCTTTCAAGTCGTCCTTATTATGACTGGATTTCTCTTGGATACGGTTGGGCTTCCCTACATGACAGTAATATTTGGAGCTCTTTCCCTTACAATGACTGGTCTCTTTTACATCAAATTTAAGGATATAAAGAACGCTGACGTTTCTACAAATGAAGACATTCAAACGGTGTAG